The Altererythrobacter sp. CAU 1644 genome has a window encoding:
- a CDS encoding PRC-barrel domain-containing protein, producing the protein MAETIEKKQKQHVMLSLRERAGEDPCFAREQGPDLVSSTHVTGTAVYRPNGTKIGRVDRVMIGKYSGQVQYVLISFGGFLGIGAELRPVPWEALVYSKDLGGFVVSAEDDVLESSPYLEGNEEPNWSSAYGQYVFTHWGLAY; encoded by the coding sequence ATGGCAGAAACGATTGAGAAAAAGCAGAAGCAACATGTGATGCTGTCCCTGCGCGAAAGAGCTGGAGAGGACCCGTGTTTTGCAAGAGAACAAGGCCCGGACCTGGTTTCATCGACACATGTGACAGGGACTGCGGTCTATCGACCGAATGGCACCAAGATCGGCCGTGTCGATCGCGTGATGATTGGAAAGTACAGCGGTCAAGTTCAATACGTATTGATCAGCTTTGGAGGGTTCTTGGGCATCGGTGCCGAGTTAAGACCAGTTCCTTGGGAAGCGCTCGTCTACAGCAAGGATCTGGGGGGCTTTGTTGTCTCCGCGGAAGACGATGTTCTCGAGTCAAGTCCCTATCTCGAAGGGAACGAAGAACCCAATTGGAGCAGCGCCTACGGGCAGTACGTCTTCACGCACTGGGGACTGGCTTACTGA
- a CDS encoding alpha,alpha-trehalose-phosphate synthase (UDP-forming): MSRLVVISNRVAVPKARGAAGAQGGLAGALLAALKPQEGLWVGWSGNENDNPPSAPHIQTNDGVTTATIDLHPQDVEEYYNGYANSTLWPLFHYRIDLTEYSRETGKGYERVNDLFANAAAPLIEPDDLVWVHDYHFIPLGERLRNQGLKNKLGFFLHIPWPPTRLLVSLPYHERLVRALLKYDLIGFQCTEWLESFLHYCVKELGAQVDERTGEITIEGRTTTARSYPIGIDYEHFMEEGRSREAGQAEQRIIASTRDRTAMIGVDRLDYSKGLPERLEGLARLFERYPERVRDLVFIQIAPPSREDIGSYQRIRETLEQKTGEINGAYSQIDLVPIRYVNRGHSTAELFGIYRASKVGFVTPLRDGMNLVAKEYIAAQDPDDPGVLILSRFAGAAQQLTEALLVNPHSPDELESAIRTALEMPLAERKTRWNKLSECVRNENISSWTASFLGDLRDANL; this comes from the coding sequence ATGAGCCGTCTTGTCGTAATCTCGAACCGGGTCGCCGTCCCCAAGGCGCGGGGGGCGGCCGGTGCGCAGGGCGGATTGGCAGGCGCATTGCTCGCCGCGCTCAAGCCGCAAGAGGGATTGTGGGTCGGATGGTCGGGAAACGAAAACGACAATCCACCGAGCGCGCCTCATATCCAGACCAATGACGGGGTCACGACCGCAACCATCGATCTGCACCCGCAGGACGTCGAGGAATACTACAACGGTTATGCCAATTCGACACTATGGCCACTATTCCACTACCGGATCGACCTGACCGAGTACAGCCGCGAGACGGGCAAAGGCTATGAGCGGGTCAACGACCTCTTCGCCAATGCGGCAGCGCCGCTGATCGAGCCCGACGACTTGGTGTGGGTGCACGACTACCACTTCATTCCGCTGGGCGAACGGCTGAGGAACCAGGGCCTGAAAAACAAGCTCGGTTTCTTCCTCCATATTCCTTGGCCGCCGACGAGGCTGCTGGTGTCGCTACCGTACCACGAGCGGTTGGTGCGCGCGTTGCTCAAATATGACCTGATCGGCTTCCAATGCACCGAATGGCTCGAAAGTTTCCTGCATTATTGCGTCAAGGAGCTGGGCGCACAGGTGGATGAACGGACCGGCGAGATTACCATCGAGGGTCGAACGACCACGGCGCGCTCCTATCCAATCGGCATCGACTACGAACATTTCATGGAAGAGGGCCGCTCGCGCGAAGCAGGCCAGGCCGAACAGCGCATCATTGCCAGCACGCGCGACCGCACGGCCATGATCGGGGTCGACCGGCTGGACTATTCGAAAGGCCTTCCCGAACGACTGGAAGGGCTTGCTCGCCTGTTCGAGCGCTATCCCGAGCGTGTGCGCGACCTTGTCTTCATCCAGATTGCGCCGCCCAGCCGGGAAGATATCGGTTCCTACCAGCGCATCCGTGAGACGCTTGAGCAGAAGACCGGCGAGATCAACGGCGCGTATTCTCAGATCGATTTGGTGCCGATCCGCTACGTCAACCGGGGACATTCGACGGCCGAACTCTTCGGCATATATCGCGCCTCCAAAGTCGGTTTCGTCACGCCGCTGCGCGACGGCATGAACCTCGTTGCCAAGGAATATATCGCAGCACAAGACCCAGACGATCCCGGAGTCCTGATCCTCTCTCGCTTCGCTGGGGCAGCTCAGCAATTGACCGAGGCATTGCTGGTCAACCCGCATAGTCCGGACGAGCTGGAATCGGCCATCCGCACCGCGCTCGAAATGCCGCTGGCCGAACGCAAGACCCGCTGGAACAAGCTCAGCGAGTGCGTCCGCAACGAGAATATCTCCAGCTGGACCGCGAGTTTTTTGGGCGACTTGCGTGATGCCAACTTATAG
- a CDS encoding glycoside hydrolase family 15 protein: protein MTSSLELWPIGNCQVSGLLDTTGSIVWGCVPRVDGDPVFCSLLNGDLRDQGLWQFELEGQVSARQGYIRNTPNLLTTLEAEDGSAVEILDFCPRFERSGRMYRPVAFVRIVRPIAGSPRITVRLKPMRDYGEKLAKGTNGTNHIRYLVGDQALRLSTDAPVGYVLEERSFRIEQDTHFFLGPDEPFVGNLREEVRHMEQLTRKYWQHWVRGLATPFEWQDDVIRCAITLKLCQHEETGAIVAALTTSIPEAPGSERNWDYRYCWIRDSYYTVQALNRLGALDVLEKYLGYLRNIVDQAAGGQIQPLYSVMGVAELEENIAEELAGYRGMGPVRVGNAAYKQVQHDAYGQIVLPTVQGFFDRRLLRMADESDFESLEQVGEMAWAMHDQPDAGLWEFRTRQEVHTYSAVMSWAACDRLANVAERLGKEDRRTFWQNRADAIREKVLANAWTENGGESHFTASFESDYLDASLLQMIELRFIDPHDPKFVSTFEQIEKALRRGEHMLRYAAEDDFGAPETAFNICTFWLIEALAMSDRKDEARKLFEAMLSHRTQSGLLSEDLDFETGELWGNFPQTYSLVGIINCAGLLSKNWNTIR from the coding sequence ATGACAAGCAGCCTCGAACTCTGGCCGATCGGCAATTGCCAGGTCTCCGGCCTGCTCGATACGACCGGCTCGATCGTGTGGGGCTGCGTACCGCGCGTCGATGGAGATCCGGTGTTCTGTTCGCTGCTCAACGGAGATTTGCGCGATCAGGGGCTGTGGCAGTTCGAGCTCGAAGGGCAGGTCAGCGCGCGACAAGGATATATCCGTAATACTCCCAACCTGTTGACCACGCTCGAGGCGGAAGACGGCAGCGCGGTCGAGATTCTCGATTTCTGTCCGCGCTTCGAACGTTCGGGCCGGATGTACCGTCCGGTTGCTTTCGTGCGGATCGTGCGGCCGATAGCTGGTAGTCCGCGCATCACCGTGCGGCTCAAGCCGATGCGCGACTACGGAGAAAAACTCGCCAAGGGAACCAATGGTACGAACCATATCCGCTACCTCGTCGGTGACCAGGCGCTCCGCCTCTCGACCGATGCTCCGGTGGGCTATGTGCTTGAGGAGAGAAGCTTCCGCATCGAGCAGGATACGCATTTTTTCCTCGGCCCGGACGAGCCATTCGTGGGCAATCTGCGCGAAGAAGTACGCCATATGGAGCAGCTCACGCGCAAATATTGGCAGCACTGGGTAAGGGGCCTCGCCACGCCCTTCGAGTGGCAGGACGATGTGATCCGCTGCGCGATCACGCTCAAGCTGTGCCAGCACGAGGAAACGGGGGCGATCGTGGCGGCGCTGACCACTTCGATCCCCGAAGCCCCGGGCAGCGAACGCAATTGGGATTACCGCTACTGCTGGATTCGCGATTCCTATTATACAGTGCAGGCGCTCAACAGGCTGGGCGCGCTTGACGTGCTAGAGAAATATCTCGGTTACTTGCGCAATATCGTCGACCAGGCTGCAGGTGGGCAGATCCAGCCGCTTTATTCGGTGATGGGCGTGGCCGAACTGGAAGAGAATATCGCGGAAGAGCTCGCGGGCTATCGCGGCATGGGCCCCGTGCGGGTCGGGAACGCCGCCTACAAGCAGGTGCAGCACGATGCCTATGGCCAGATCGTCTTGCCGACGGTGCAGGGTTTTTTCGACCGGCGTCTGCTGCGGATGGCCGACGAATCTGATTTCGAAAGCCTCGAGCAGGTGGGCGAGATGGCCTGGGCGATGCACGACCAGCCCGATGCTGGCTTGTGGGAGTTTCGCACCCGGCAGGAGGTGCACACCTATTCAGCGGTGATGAGCTGGGCGGCCTGCGACCGGCTCGCCAATGTCGCCGAGCGCCTGGGCAAGGAAGATCGACGGACTTTCTGGCAAAACCGCGCCGACGCAATTCGCGAAAAGGTACTCGCCAATGCCTGGACCGAGAATGGAGGAGAGAGTCATTTTACGGCCAGTTTCGAGAGCGACTATCTCGACGCCAGCCTGCTGCAGATGATCGAACTAAGATTCATCGATCCGCACGATCCCAAGTTTGTTTCCACCTTCGAGCAAATCGAGAAGGCGCTGCGGCGCGGCGAACACATGCTGCGCTATGCTGCGGAGGATGATTTCGGCGCGCCGGAGACTGCATTCAACATCTGCACCTTCTGGCTGATCGAGGCGCTGGCGATGTCCGATCGCAAGGACGAGGCGCGCAAACTGTTCGAAGCAATGCTGTCGCATCGCACGCAATCGGGGTTGCTGAGCGAGGATCTCGACTTTGAAACCGGCGAGCTGTGGGGGAACTTCCCCCAAACCTATTCGCTGGTGGGTATTATCAATTGCGCTGGCCTGCTGTCCAAGAACTGGAATACGATCCGTTGA
- the otsB gene encoding trehalose-phosphatase: MQQYPLAPPPSLDEIRSDGAAALFLDFDGTLVDIAPTHNAIEVPADLSRDLEYLSSRLEGRLALVSGRSLEDLASHIGELAIAQAGSHGADSRLADGSRIGAEPRTMPLEAVEQLKALVEGDDGPSLEIKTHGAAVHYRARPEIEDEVIAAASEIAARHGLAVKRGKCVIELLADTRNKGNAVHSLMAEAPFVGSRPIFIGDDFTDEDGFAAVKDFGGLGILVGGSRETLACYRLESPHEVHRWLGLEIE; this comes from the coding sequence ATGCAGCAATACCCGCTCGCACCTCCTCCTTCGCTTGACGAAATCCGATCCGATGGTGCCGCGGCATTGTTTCTCGATTTCGACGGTACGCTGGTCGATATTGCACCAACCCATAATGCGATCGAGGTCCCTGCGGATTTGAGCCGGGATTTGGAGTATCTTTCTTCCCGGCTAGAAGGCAGGCTCGCGCTGGTTTCGGGTCGTTCGCTGGAGGACCTTGCTTCGCACATCGGAGAACTTGCCATAGCCCAAGCGGGGTCGCATGGCGCGGATAGCAGGCTGGCTGATGGATCGCGGATAGGCGCTGAACCGCGCACCATGCCGCTAGAAGCGGTCGAGCAACTCAAAGCACTTGTCGAAGGCGACGATGGACCAAGCCTCGAAATCAAGACCCATGGCGCCGCGGTTCATTACCGCGCCCGGCCCGAAATCGAGGATGAAGTCATCGCAGCCGCCAGCGAGATTGCCGCTCGGCACGGACTTGCCGTCAAGCGCGGAAAATGTGTTATCGAACTGCTGGCCGACACCAGGAACAAGGGCAATGCGGTTCACTCCTTGATGGCCGAAGCGCCTTTTGTCGGATCGCGACCGATCTTTATTGGGGACGATTTCACCGACGAGGACGGGTTTGCTGCAGTAAAGGATTTCGGGGGACTGGGCATATTGGTCGGGGGTTCACGCGAGACCTTGGCTTGCTATCGCCTAGAGAGCCCGCACGAAGTCCACCGCTGGCTTGGCCTGGAGATAGAATGA
- a CDS encoding type 1 glutamine amidotransferase domain-containing protein: protein MKSVLRTVIKATLVLFAAFVLGGALWWNSLDLSSQRLADPRTMPGQLAFLSDGIQEKRGTILAVVTSTTTAGDAINAGYELTELARAYYVFRANGYDVEIASPQGGRAPVNIDEELTEADYAFLNDPEAQRLVNATRRLTDVDSSEYDAVYFVGGKGAMFDFGNNPEAEDLAVHIYERGGVVGAVCHGPAALVGARLSDGTPFLVDKSVAGFTNEEEIFLIPNAGEVFPFLLEDALRDQSSHYTEAQKYLDHTVVDGRLVTGQNPWSTWSVAEEMVRAMGHEPVQREATREEEAIEVLASYYEQGLEAAKNTRKALPDADKRLILLHSLIAAMEWELWRAFELQSLAH from the coding sequence ATGAAAAGTGTTCTCAGAACCGTGATTAAGGCGACACTGGTTTTGTTCGCCGCCTTTGTGCTCGGCGGTGCCCTTTGGTGGAACAGCCTCGACCTGAGCAGCCAAAGGTTAGCCGATCCGCGGACGATGCCGGGTCAACTCGCTTTCCTCTCCGATGGCATTCAGGAAAAGCGCGGGACCATCCTTGCCGTGGTCACCAGCACTACGACAGCCGGGGATGCGATCAACGCTGGTTATGAGCTTACAGAGCTTGCGAGAGCATATTACGTATTCCGAGCAAATGGATACGACGTGGAGATCGCCAGCCCGCAGGGCGGTCGTGCGCCAGTGAACATTGATGAAGAGCTGACCGAAGCGGATTATGCGTTTCTGAACGATCCAGAAGCGCAGCGACTCGTCAATGCTACCCGGCGCCTTACCGATGTGGACAGCAGCGAGTATGATGCGGTGTATTTCGTGGGCGGCAAGGGCGCGATGTTCGATTTCGGCAACAATCCCGAGGCAGAGGATCTGGCGGTCCATATTTACGAACGAGGCGGCGTGGTCGGCGCGGTGTGCCACGGTCCCGCTGCCCTAGTCGGTGCTCGGCTGAGTGATGGCACGCCCTTCCTGGTTGATAAGTCGGTTGCGGGATTCACGAACGAGGAGGAGATTTTTCTCATTCCGAACGCAGGCGAGGTTTTTCCATTTCTCCTAGAAGATGCTCTGCGCGATCAAAGCAGCCATTATACAGAAGCGCAGAAATACCTCGACCACACTGTGGTCGACGGGCGTCTCGTGACAGGGCAGAATCCTTGGTCGACCTGGTCGGTCGCCGAGGAGATGGTTCGCGCGATGGGACATGAACCCGTTCAACGCGAGGCAACGCGGGAAGAGGAAGCGATAGAGGTCTTGGCAAGTTACTATGAACAGGGACTCGAAGCGGCGAAGAATACTCGGAAGGCGTTACCGGATGCGGACAAGCGACTGATCCTGCTTCATTCCCTCATTGCAGCAATGGAATGGGAACTATGGCGGGCCTTCGAACTGCAGAGTCTGGCGCATTGA
- a CDS encoding response regulator transcription factor: protein MDEDWSIRVLLIEDDFDVAEGLSEYLETHEVEVDFSYSLGDARRCLSETDPDIILLDVELPDGDGIAFCRAIADEGHLPAPVLFLTARSHLDDRLAGFAAGGLDYIVKPFEPAELLARIRAALRRTATKRLDDRLDAGEYALNRTTGLLRRADREMHLQKSGLRIIGALMEASPGTVGRERLNALLWGDDTPDSDPLRAHIHALRRALKEALGSDPIRTVRGLGYRWQGDA from the coding sequence TTGGACGAGGATTGGTCGATCCGCGTGTTGTTGATCGAGGACGATTTCGATGTGGCGGAAGGGCTGTCGGAATATCTAGAAACGCACGAGGTTGAGGTGGATTTCTCCTACTCGCTCGGAGATGCGCGGCGCTGCCTCTCGGAAACCGATCCAGATATCATCCTTCTGGATGTGGAATTGCCGGATGGAGACGGCATTGCCTTCTGCCGGGCTATCGCCGATGAAGGCCACCTTCCCGCACCTGTACTGTTCCTGACCGCGCGTAGCCATCTGGACGACCGGCTGGCAGGATTTGCAGCGGGCGGGCTGGACTATATCGTTAAGCCCTTCGAGCCTGCCGAACTTCTGGCCCGCATACGAGCGGCGCTGCGTCGGACGGCGACCAAGCGTCTTGACGATCGCCTCGATGCCGGTGAATATGCATTAAATCGGACGACCGGGCTTCTTCGACGTGCGGATCGCGAAATGCATCTGCAGAAGTCTGGCCTGCGCATCATCGGAGCATTGATGGAGGCAAGTCCCGGCACTGTGGGACGAGAACGCCTCAACGCGCTCTTGTGGGGCGATGACACGCCTGACAGCGATCCGCTACGCGCACATATCCATGCCCTGCGCCGCGCGCTGAAAGAGGCTTTGGGGAGCGATCCGATCAGGACGGTGCGCGGACTCGGATACCGGTGGCAAGGCGATGCGTAG
- a CDS encoding sensor histidine kinase — protein sequence MRRHRLRDILLRYWLAFTLLTGAAALGLAAITAYVVEDRLIDGQLLNTAMGVRGGTRDATSLPSDFTLFRESNLPIDIGAQFVSPKNGDIREFRRPDGSYVHVLVIGERAERQYLLHDVSDALVVGPNMAHAALAGLACLLAFVLVAVFVARILGRRAGIEGQRLLNDLAGCRTPGEVRTLAASQEMDEMHAFLSVHADVWDERSETLQQQEELVSFLAHELRTPLQSARTSLALLHGETANIVAVERLSRAISRLIRASHAALFLGAKTAPVAESPLSLFAIWDQLCAEFAPLAKHRGQTLAKATGDDPMPVAPFEAVEAIVSNLLANALRHSGSGAIRFRAEGGTFVISNSIAADISPGFGLGLTIVERLCERLDWDLSVREADEHFEARITLSGDNK from the coding sequence ATGCGTAGGCACCGGCTGCGCGACATACTGTTGCGGTATTGGCTGGCTTTCACGCTGCTGACGGGAGCGGCGGCGCTCGGGCTGGCGGCCATCACCGCCTATGTCGTCGAAGACAGGCTAATCGACGGACAATTACTAAACACCGCGATGGGAGTGCGCGGCGGCACGAGGGATGCGACATCGCTGCCTTCGGACTTCACGCTCTTTCGCGAATCCAATTTGCCGATCGATATCGGCGCGCAGTTCGTCTCGCCGAAAAATGGCGACATTCGCGAGTTTCGCAGGCCCGATGGTTCTTATGTCCATGTGCTTGTAATCGGCGAAAGGGCCGAACGCCAATATCTCCTGCATGACGTTTCGGATGCGTTGGTCGTCGGACCGAACATGGCACACGCGGCGCTGGCTGGTCTCGCTTGCTTGCTCGCCTTCGTACTAGTCGCAGTCTTCGTCGCACGCATTTTGGGGCGGCGGGCGGGGATCGAGGGCCAGCGACTTCTGAATGACCTTGCCGGATGCCGGACGCCCGGAGAAGTTCGCACTCTCGCCGCCAGCCAAGAAATGGATGAAATGCATGCCTTCTTGTCGGTTCATGCCGATGTTTGGGATGAGCGAAGCGAGACCTTGCAACAGCAGGAGGAGCTCGTCAGCTTCCTCGCGCATGAACTGAGAACACCGCTGCAATCGGCCCGAACGAGCCTCGCGCTCCTTCACGGCGAAACGGCAAATATCGTCGCCGTGGAGCGGCTTAGTCGCGCGATCTCGCGGTTGATCCGTGCATCGCACGCAGCCCTCTTTCTCGGCGCAAAAACCGCCCCGGTCGCAGAAAGTCCTCTGTCGTTATTCGCGATATGGGATCAACTGTGCGCTGAGTTCGCGCCTCTGGCGAAGCATCGGGGACAAACGCTAGCCAAAGCGACCGGCGACGATCCGATGCCGGTTGCGCCATTTGAGGCGGTGGAAGCAATCGTCTCCAATCTGCTCGCCAACGCACTCCGTCATAGCGGGTCGGGAGCGATAAGATTTCGGGCCGAAGGCGGCACATTTGTCATAAGCAATTCTATCGCAGCAGACATCTCCCCTGGCTTCGGCTTGGGTCTGACCATAGTCGAGCGCCTCTGCGAGCGTTTGGATTGGGATTTAAGCGTGCGCGAAGCGGACGAGCATTTCGAAGCTCGGATAACTTTATCTGGAGACAACAAGTGA
- a CDS encoding amidohydrolase family protein, with amino-acid sequence MKKAATVTGKALGLMIVILVALFFVAVAWPQRSAPLPDASQNRLISNIHIIDVERGETSQLTNLRIRDGVIAAIDPNLAPVEGERVTEGAGGYLVPGFWDMHVHTFQSSPQMHLPLWVANGVTSVRDLMDCPEEEDSLIACVEDKRRWNNESAEGRLAAPHLVETGSYYLENPDMTPAEAVARVRLYKKRGLDAIKVYNRLRPDSYFAAADEAQSRGLRLVGHLPKAVSLPEAIEAGQISFEHARVLPRHCFDRVEAWRKGELDDLSDTALTELFVTGYDPARCDEAIAALASAEAWIVPTHTTREEDARATDPDFIDDPRLAYLDPLSRWAYNDDLSGTRDRYPGERGKRALNADFDHGLHLTSQAHDGGVGILVGTDTVIGGFRYHDEMAHLIRAGLTTAEVLRAATIDAARYVGLEDATGSVTVGKRADLVLLSDNPLQNIDNTRTIRAVFQNGRLYDRERLDDMLAFVRGQARAPHNWAKLLWGFARTSVRSDL; translated from the coding sequence GTGAAGAAGGCGGCCACCGTCACAGGGAAAGCGTTAGGCCTGATGATCGTGATCCTCGTCGCGCTCTTCTTCGTGGCAGTAGCTTGGCCTCAGCGCTCTGCTCCTCTACCAGACGCGTCGCAAAACAGGCTGATATCGAACATTCATATCATCGACGTCGAAAGGGGCGAGACCAGCCAACTTACCAACCTGCGGATACGCGACGGGGTTATCGCCGCAATCGATCCGAACCTCGCACCGGTTGAGGGCGAACGGGTGACTGAGGGCGCTGGCGGATATCTGGTGCCGGGGTTCTGGGACATGCACGTCCACACTTTCCAGTCGTCGCCGCAAATGCATCTGCCGCTCTGGGTGGCCAATGGCGTTACCAGCGTTCGGGATTTGATGGACTGTCCAGAAGAGGAGGACAGCCTGATTGCCTGTGTCGAAGACAAGCGACGTTGGAACAACGAAAGCGCGGAAGGGCGCCTCGCTGCGCCCCATCTCGTTGAAACAGGCAGCTATTATCTCGAAAATCCTGATATGACGCCGGCGGAAGCAGTCGCGAGGGTGCGTCTTTATAAGAAGCGAGGCCTTGACGCGATCAAGGTTTATAACCGCCTGCGCCCGGACAGTTATTTCGCGGCAGCCGACGAAGCGCAATCGCGGGGGCTGAGGCTGGTGGGCCATCTGCCCAAAGCTGTCAGTCTTCCGGAAGCAATCGAGGCCGGGCAGATCAGCTTCGAACACGCGCGCGTATTGCCACGCCATTGCTTCGACCGAGTCGAAGCCTGGCGCAAGGGTGAACTGGATGACCTCTCGGATACAGCGCTGACCGAATTGTTCGTCACTGGCTACGATCCGGCTCGCTGCGACGAAGCGATAGCCGCTCTCGCGAGCGCCGAAGCGTGGATCGTCCCCACCCATACGACGCGGGAGGAAGACGCGCGCGCCACCGATCCGGACTTTATCGATGATCCCAGGCTTGCCTATCTCGATCCGCTCTCACGCTGGGCGTATAACGACGATTTGAGCGGCACTCGCGACCGCTATCCCGGTGAACGCGGCAAACGTGCCCTAAATGCCGATTTCGATCATGGCCTGCATCTCACATCGCAAGCGCATGATGGCGGGGTCGGGATATTGGTCGGCACCGACACCGTGATCGGCGGGTTTCGCTATCACGACGAAATGGCGCATCTGATTCGAGCAGGTCTAACCACGGCCGAAGTGCTCCGCGCCGCTACAATTGATGCAGCGCGATACGTTGGTCTTGAAGACGCGACCGGCTCTGTCACAGTGGGGAAACGAGCCGATCTTGTGCTGTTGAGCGACAATCCCCTACAGAATATCGATAACACACGAACCATCCGAGCTGTCTTCCAGAACGGACGGCTGTATGATCGGGAGCGTCTCGATGACATGCTCGCGTTTGTTCGAGGGCAGGCTCGTGCTCCGCATAATTGGGCGAAATTGCTCTGGGGTTTCGCGCGGACGTCGGTCAGATCGGATCTTTAG
- a CDS encoding transcriptional regulator — translation MSISPEELAAFADGELIGEDEARVAAAVAADEDLARQVEKHRALKAKLSGHFAPILKQEVPEHLKQMLAGADESEANEPAEVVDFAAARERRDARRTLPGWGWAGGAIAASLVAVLVFTTGDEARPGYADAQLASALDSQLVATQPGDADTRILLSFRNDAGEFCRAYSAAQESGIACRDSEGWRQQVIGAGSESAQTEFRMAGSEAEILEAAQDMASGPALSAEEEAEALKQSRSR, via the coding sequence ATGAGCATCTCGCCCGAAGAACTGGCCGCATTCGCCGACGGCGAACTTATCGGCGAGGACGAAGCACGCGTCGCCGCAGCCGTGGCTGCCGACGAAGATCTCGCGCGCCAGGTCGAAAAGCATCGCGCCTTGAAAGCGAAGCTCTCCGGCCATTTTGCTCCGATCCTCAAGCAGGAGGTACCTGAGCATCTCAAGCAGATGCTCGCTGGCGCGGACGAAAGCGAAGCAAACGAACCCGCTGAAGTGGTCGATTTCGCCGCCGCGCGCGAAAGGCGCGATGCCAGGCGCACTCTTCCCGGCTGGGGCTGGGCAGGTGGCGCAATCGCGGCGTCGCTGGTCGCGGTGCTTGTATTCACCACAGGCGACGAAGCGAGGCCCGGCTATGCCGATGCGCAACTGGCATCGGCGCTGGACAGCCAGCTCGTCGCGACCCAGCCAGGCGACGCCGACACGCGCATTTTGCTCAGCTTCCGCAATGATGCGGGCGAGTTCTGCCGTGCCTATAGCGCCGCCCAGGAGAGTGGCATCGCATGCCGCGATTCCGAAGGCTGGCGCCAGCAGGTAATCGGTGCAGGCAGCGAGAGCGCGCAAACTGAATTCCGCATGGCGGGCAGCGAGGCCGAGATCCTTGAAGCTGCACAGGATATGGCCAGCGGCCCCGCCCTTTCCGCCGAAGAAGAAGCCGAAGCGCTCAAACAGAGCCGGTCGCGCTAG
- a CDS encoding RNA polymerase sigma factor, producing the protein MLPRLRRFATGLAGHPADGDDLCQVTIERALTRQDQFTQGTRLDSWMYRIMRNAWIDESRARSRRSETFVDEEAGLLVGGEGAQEAAVALGDVDRAMQRLPEEQREAVLLVMVEGYSYKEAAEIVGCPVGTLNSRLVRGRDALMEMMEDGT; encoded by the coding sequence TTGCTGCCCCGGCTGCGGCGTTTCGCAACCGGGCTGGCAGGGCACCCTGCGGACGGCGACGACCTTTGCCAGGTAACGATCGAGCGCGCGCTGACCCGGCAGGACCAATTTACACAGGGCACGCGGCTTGACAGCTGGATGTATCGGATCATGCGCAACGCCTGGATCGATGAAAGCAGGGCCCGCTCGCGGCGGTCCGAGACCTTCGTGGACGAAGAAGCCGGCCTTTTGGTCGGCGGCGAAGGCGCGCAGGAAGCGGCCGTCGCATTGGGCGACGTCGACCGCGCGATGCAACGCCTGCCCGAAGAACAACGCGAAGCCGTGCTGCTGGTGATGGTCGAAGGCTATTCCTATAAAGAAGCCGCCGAAATTGTCGGATGCCCGGTCGGGACGCTGAACTCGCGACTCGTGCGCGGACGCGATGCGCTGATGGAAATGATGGAGGACGGGACATGA